In one window of Nicotiana tabacum cultivar K326 chromosome 12, ASM71507v2, whole genome shotgun sequence DNA:
- the LOC107783016 gene encoding uncharacterized protein LOC107783016, translating to MAYTLPNLSTNLLHSKDKLPVVHHHHHLSPLSSASSSELLLDIPLLSASARVVQVNRAPPSLQKERNNDHNNDDFYVNLGLAVRTLREDLPLIFTKDLNYDIYRDDITFVDPLNTFNGIERYRLIFWALRFHGRILFREISLQVMRIWQPSENVILIRWNLTGIPRVPWEAKGQFQGTSTYKLDRNGKIYEHKVDNLAFNFPQPLRPVAPSVLDLVTATPNPTFSLDSHSPSSSWLLFYRSVKETLDRQNPLISQDCLLTCP from the exons ATGGCCTATACTTTGCCAAATCTGTCTACTAATCTGCTCCATTCCAAAGACAAACTCCCCGTagtccaccaccaccaccacctgtCTCCGCTCTCCTCCGCCTCTTCCTCCGAGCTCCTCCTCGACATCCCACTCCTTTCTGCGTCTGCTAGGGTTGTCCAGGTCAACAGAGCTCCTCCTTCCTTGCAAAAGGAACGTAATAATGACCATAACAACGACGATTTCTACGTAAATTTGGGTTTAGCTGTTCGCACTCTCCGCGAAGACCTTCCTTTAATCTTCACCAAAGACCTCAATTACGACATATACAG GGATGATATCACATTTGTAGACCCATTGAACACGTTTAACGGTATTGAGAGGTACAGATTGATCTTTTGGGCATTGAGATTTCATGGTAGAATTCTGTTCAGAGAGATATCTCTGCAAGTAATGAGGATTTGGCAACCCTCAGAGAATGTGATATTGATTCGATGGAACTTGACGGGTATACCTCGTGTCCCCTGGGAAGCCAAAGGCCAGTTCCAGGGCACTTCTACCTATAAACTGGATCGAAATGGCAAGATTTATGAACACAAAGTAGATAACTTGGCTTTCAATTTCCCTCAGCCGCTCAGACCAGTAGCGCCTTCTGTTCTGGATTTGGTTACTGCTACTCCTAACCCTACATTCTCGTTGGACTCGCATTCCCCTTCCTCATCTTGGCTGCTCTTTTATCGCTCTGTCAAGGAGACTTTGGATCGTCAAAATCCTTTGATTTCTCAAGATTGCTTGCTTACTTGTCCCTAG
- the LOC107827614 gene encoding metal tolerance protein 9, which yields MEISRSNVSGGGGSGGALDDSFSSFRTELLSPAAQAVVDQSSSSASWRLNISEFRLPERSRSSSDHHTFSVRRLLPTPRKQGKIAEYYKKQERLLEGFNEMDTINESGCLPGSLTEDEMKQLARSERMAIHLSNMANVVLFIAKIYASIESRSLAVIASTLDSLLDLLSGFILWFTSHAMKNPNQYHYPIGKKRMQPLGIIVFASVMATLGLQILFESAKELITKSRPEMDHEKEKWTIGIMVSVTMVKFLLMVYCRRFKNEIVRAYAQDHFFDVITNSVGLVTAVLAVRFYWWIDPTGAIIIAMYTISTWAKTVAENVWSLIGRTAPPDFLTKLTYLIWNHHEEIKHIDTVRAYTFGAHYFVEVDIVLPEDMLLNKAHNIGETLQEKLEQLPEVERAFVHIDFEFTHRPEHKTMV from the exons ATGGAGATAAGTCGCAGCAATGTTAGTGGTGGTGGCGGCAGCGGCGGCGCTCTGGACGACAGTTTTAGCAGTTTTAGGACGGAACTGCTGTCTCCGGCTGCTCAGGCGGTGGTGGATCAGTCGTCTTCGTCGGCGTCATGGAGACTTAACATTAGCGAATTCCGTCTTCCCGAACGAAGCCGCTCCTCCTCCGATCATCACACCTTTAGTGTCCGTCGCCTACTTCCCACTCCCa GGAAACAAGGTAAAATTGCTGAATACTACAAAAAACAAGAAAGGCTGCTTGAAGGGttcaatgagatggacaccaTTAATGAATCTGGTTGTTTACCTGGAAGTCTAACTGAG GATGAAATGAAGCAGCTTGCAAGAAGTGAAAGGATGGCTATTCATTTATCAAACATGGCTAATGTGGTTCTTTTCATTGCAAAAATCTACGCTTCTATTGAGAGCAGATCTTTGGCTGTAATCGCGTCAACGTTGGACTCCCTCTTAGACCTCTTATCAGGGTTTATACTGTGGTTCACTTCTCATGCCATGAAAAATCCAAACCAGTATCACTATCCTATTGGAAAAAAGAGGATGCAGCCATTG GGTATTATTGTTTTTGCATCTGTAATGGCGACACTAGGATTACAAATATTGTTCGAGTCAGCTAAAGAACTCATAACTAAG TCTCGCCCTGAGATGGACCATGAGAAGGAAAAATGGACGATTGGTATTATGGTCTCTGTCACTATGGTCAAGTTTCTGCTTATGGTCTACTGTCGAAGGTTCAAAAACGAAATCGTAAGAGCCTATGCTCAAGATCATTTCTTTGATGTCATCACCAACTCAGTTGGATTAGTGACTGCTGTCTTAGCAGTCCGATTCTACTGGTGGATTGATCCTACGGGAGCTATAATT ATAGCTATGTACACAATTAGCACGTGGGCGAAGACAGTGGCAGAAAATGTCTGGTCACTCATTGGAAGAACAGCTCCACCAGATTTTCTTACGAAATTAACCTATCTTATATGGAATCATCACGAAGAGATCAAGCACATTGATACTGTTCGAGCATATACTTTTGGTGCTCATTATTTTGTAGAGGTTGATATAGTGTTGCCAGAGGACATGCTGTTGAACAAGGCACATAATATTGGTGAGACACTGCAAGAAAAATTGGAGCAACTCCCTGAAGTTGAGCGAGCTTTTGTTCATATAGACTTCGAGTTCACTCACAGGCCAGAACACAAAACTATGGTATAA